From the Megalops cyprinoides isolate fMegCyp1 chromosome 21, fMegCyp1.pri, whole genome shotgun sequence genome, one window contains:
- the abitram gene encoding protein Abitram — protein sequence MEANVTEHRGTPSVIDRYFTRWYKTDLKGKPCEDHCILQHSNRICVITLAESHPIIQKEKKIQSINYQISAGCSRLQNKVSGKSKRGGQFLTELAPLCRITCTDGEEYTIFSCIRGRLLEVNEDILTRSSLLLEKPSTDGYIAVILPKFEESKSVTDGLLSRAEYEEVVSKRAALKPEPC from the exons ATGGAAGCTAACGTTACGGAACATAGAGGGACCCCTTCAGTAATTGATAGATATTTTACCCGCTGGTATAAAACAG ATCTCAAGGGAAAACCATGTGAGGACCACTGCATCCTGCAACATTCAAACCG AATCTGTGTGATCACACTGGCAGAGTCGCACCCCATTATtcagaaggagaagaagatTCAAAGCATCAACTACCAGATCAGTGCGGGGTGCAGCCGCCTTCAGAACAAGGTGTCCGGAAAGTCAAAACGA GGTGGCCAGTTCCTCACAGAACTCGCTCCACTATGTCGAATCACTTGCACAGACGGAGAGGAGTATACCATTTTCAG CTGCATCAGAGGCCGTCTGTTGGAAGTCAATGAGGATATCCTCACCAGGTCAAGCCTCTTGCttgaaaag CCTTCCACGGATGGCTACATCGCTGTCATCCTTCCCAAGTTTGAGGAGAGCAAGAGCGTCACAGACGGCCTCCTGAGCCGAGCAGAGTACGAGGAGGTTGTCTCCAAAAGGGCGGCATTGAAACCGGAGCCCTGCTGA
- the LOC118768689 gene encoding PHD finger protein 20-like protein 1, which produces MSDLKPGEAVLARWTDCRYYPAKIESVHKEGTYTVQFYDGVIRCMKRMHIKSMPEDAKGQQDWMALVRATSPMKRKLRTTSDRSMDKEERRAGRPEDMADREPADKDSSDDELDSTEKMAALGCIGMEEPKPSLEKAAMAEAKKERTKAGSMLSTKRSLSSKITVSKEAKEDETQRKEERSDAPETCAEGPCADTGEHSTPALPSKPRSVRPKQDPGDTSSSHCHPRDTAATEETQALGEATAPPGPGVPDTAWTDSILLAVEKSKPPLSKPTFTASPHPPLQPVITERGRQPESASSNQTLAGDKVFLPKTGQAVVKSADMKAAARTPKLNKHSREPIMNTIKSEDPTSPRESLFDPDHNKFKCQVPGCSKAFRKAKLLDYHLKYYHSTEKVAELEAGSPSRAGRTRTTSASVPCSTHPEATNSKRRRTVSTSASLSPPEHALHMDPYGVGLRPPKLSKKKHSSTSVSSEGAEDLLPPSWNKSFECLHDRILKKSMEKDNHLDLGQCLRFEKKVRLEEKCLPIGKKKEKDKDKKDKKEKDLFKIKQKKKKKKKKKSKHHNYSDFEDMPLALLGRCSFPVSQASGSGFNLHSRAPSRQTTLQYPRAILSVDLTGENLSDIDFLEDSSTESLFLSGDDCSQDLDSLSIDDFQEEGDTAEIVRCVCQTEEENGFMIQCEECMCWQHSMCMGLPEDSLPKHYTCYICRDPPGQRWSAKYQHDKDWLKRGHLYGLSFLSENYSHQNAQKIVSAHQLLADVYGIKEVLHGLQLKMGILQNKQSPSLHLWAQSWVNLEEDEPMGGRPAPIFYPEHLADSLGQSSNPDAYIASEHSYQKPPGLGLDPWPTAGLLSSQGEEGPTHTETAAMAVSGCLVEGRSELCDQARNHLQWQTNLLAHIEDVQNQVAVRMDLIERELDVLESWLDFSGELEPPDPLARLPQLKRRIKQLLTDLAKVQQMSTLCSI; this is translated from the exons ATGTCT GATTTGAAGCCGGGTGAGGCAGTTTTGGCCAGATGGACCGATTGCCGATACTACCCTGCTAAAATAGAGTCCGTACACAAAGAAG GTACATACACAGTGCAGTTTTATGATGGAGTTATTCGATGCATGAAGAGGATGCATATCAAATCAATGCCAGAGGATGCAAAAGGGCAG CAGGACTGGATGGCCCTGGTAAGAGCCACCTCGCCCATGAAGAGGAAGCTGCGCACCACCTCAGACCGAAGCATGgacaaggaggagaggagagcgggGAGGCCAGAAGACATGGCCGACAGGGAACCCGCAGACAAGGACTCCAGTGACGACGAGCTGGACTCCACCGAGAAGATGG CAGCACTGGGATGCATTGGTATGGAAGAGCCTAAGCCATCCCTTGAAAAGGCTGCAATGGCAGAAGCTAAAAAGGAAAGAACCAAAGCAGGCAGCATGCTCAGCACAAAGAGATCGCTCAGCAGCAAGATCACAG TCTCAAAAGAAGCGAAGGAAGATGAGAcgcagaggaaggaggagaggagtgatGCTCCAGAAACTTGTGCAGAG GGACCTTGTGCAGATACAGGGGAACACAGCACACCTGCCTTGCCCAGCAAGCCACGGAGTGTCCGTCCAAAACAGGACCCGGGggacaccagcagcagccactGTCACCCCAGGGACACAGCTGCTACAGAGGAGACGCAGGCTTTAGGAGAGGCCACGGCTCCTCCCGGCCCAGGCGTCCCTGACACCGCTTGGACTG ACTCCATCCTTCTGGCTGTGGAGAAATCCAAGCCACCTCTGTCCAAGCCCACCTTCACAGCATCACCACATCCACCACTTCAGCCTGtaatcacagagagaggcaggcagccTGAGAGTGCCTCATCCAATCAGACACTGGCTGGAGACAAGGTGTTCCTGCCCAAAACAGGTCAAGCAGTGGTGAAAA GTGCCGATATGAAGGCAGCAGCCAGAACCCCGAAGCTAAACAAGCATTCCCGGGAGCCGA TAATGAATACCATAAAGTCAGAGGACCCCACATCTCCAAGAGAGTCCCTCTTTGACCCGGACCATAACAAGTTCAAATGTCAGGTTCCCGGCTGCTCCAAAGCCTTCCGCAAAGCCAAGCTGCTGGACTACCACCTCAAGTACTACCACAGCACGGAGAAGGTGGCAGAGTTGGAGGCAGGGTCCCCCAGCAGGGCAGGGCGCACCAGGACCACCTCCGCCTCTGTGCCCTGCAGCACCCACCCCGAAGCAACCAACAGCAAGAGGCGCAGAACTGTCTCCACCTCTGCCT CCCTGTCCCCCCCTGAACATGCCTTGCACATGGACCCTTACGGGGTTGGCCTGAGACCCCCCAAACTGAGTAAGAAGAAACACTCTTCCACCTCAGTCAGCTCAGAGGGCGCGGAGGACTTGCTACCACCATCCTGGAACAAGTCCTTCGAGTGTCTGCACGACAGGATCCTGAAGAAGTCCATGGAGAAAGACAACCACCTGGACCTAGGTCAGTGTT TGAGATTTGAGAAAAAAGTCAGACTTGAGGAGAAATGCCTCCCAATAG ggaagaagaaagagaaggataaggacaagaaagacaaaaaggagaaggacctttttaaaataaaacagaagaaaaagaaaaagaagaagaagaagtccAAGCACCACA ATTACTCAGACTTTGAGGACATGCCTCTGGCCCTCCTGGGGAGATGCTCCTTTCCTGTGAGCCAAGCATCTGGTAGTGGCTTCAACCTGCATAGCAGGGCCCCCTCCAGACAGACGACCCTCCAGTACCCCCGTGCCATCCTCTCTGTGGACCTTacgggagaga ACCTGTCAGACATCGACTTTTTGGAGGACTCGTCCACAGAGAGCCTGTTCCTCAGCGGAGATGACTGCAGCCAGGACCTGGACTCACTCTCCATTGATGATTTCCAGGAAGAGGGTGACACAGCTGAGATCGTGCGCTGTGTCTGCCAGACTGAAGAGGAGAATGGCTTCATGATCCag TGTGAAGAGTGCATGTGCTGGCAGCATAGTATGTGCATGGGCCTTCCTGAGGACAGCCTGCCCAAACATTACACCTGCTACATCTGCCGGGACCCTCCAG GTCAGAGGTGGAGCGCGAAATATCAGCATGACAAGGACTGGCTGAAGCGAGGACACCTGTATGGCCTGTCCTTCCTGTCGGAGAACTACTCCCATCAGAATGCCCAAAAGATTGTCTCTGCCCACCAGTTGTTGGCTGACGTGTACGGCATCAAGGAGGTGCTGCACGGACTGCAGCTTAAGATGGGCATATTGCA gAACAAACAGAGTCCCAGCCTGCACCTGTGGGCGCAGTCATGGGTGAACCTTGAGGAGGACGAGCCAATGGGCGGGCGCCCGGCCCCCATATTTTACCCAGAGCACCTGGCGGACAGCCTGGGTCAGAGCTCCAACCCTGACGCCTATATTGCCAGTGAGCACAGCTACCAGAAGCCCCCGGGTCTGGGGCTGGACCCCTGGCCTACCGCTGGCCTGCTCAGCTCACAAGGGGAGGAGGGACCTACACACACG GAGACGGCTGCGATGGCTGTATCTGGCTGCTTGGTTGAGGGCCGCTCGGAATTATGTGATCAGGCAAGGAATCACCTCCAGTGGCAGACGAACCTACTGGCCCACATCGAGGACGTTCAGAACCAGGTCGCCGTCCGGATGGACCTCATCGAGAGGGAACTCGACG